The following proteins are co-located in the Hypomesus transpacificus isolate Combined female chromosome 23, fHypTra1, whole genome shotgun sequence genome:
- the LOC124485069 gene encoding zinc finger protein 862-like yields the protein MQKTAFCKMIKLFDIAYHIAKHEKPFAYYPSLVKLEKRHGVDLEDAYINPKQARVFTQYLAEQIHLEVSKQVLSSRYISVLVDGSTDRSTTEKEVLYVKYLHKDGVPRMAFVGTEDIESATADGILHCIRSLLISKGIPNWTDHLVGFGADGASVNFGCRQGIYTKLKMDMPWLIGIHCLAHRLELACKNAFQGTYFNQEIDGFPSFYTSFYRGSGKRRRELDRLAELLDESVLTPTRVDGTRWVDHRRRALKALETNIPAVIAYLSEVGSDQRQDIKKADAARVRGWLKKVKSNEFLLHIGLYMDVLGELSHLSLQFQKDSISLPTAVEAIETSKEVLKDMAKGDGPKLRAVKVECRCGSYRGVALSDTYADAEERLKSSREPLIHDIVACLDERYQTDTILMAMCKLDPKHWPEDLTEYGNEEVLLLLEHFKEILKKNGCDVENVMAEWTRLKKVINRSYRGLKWEELWSQILRVWSEEFPNILHIIENIQVMPMSTSKVERAFSLLNRVKTDWRINLNTATVKDLMMISLEGPEEEDAAAGCVESAVKKWFRSGKKARWPHIKPYGKRQQVRPATSPMADSDTDDDNDELVLFDK from the exons ATGCAGAAGACAGCGTTCTGCAAAATGATCAAGTTGTTTGACATTGCTTACCATATTGCTAAACACGAGAAACCATTTGCTTACTATCCATCTCTTGTCAAACTGGAGAAGCGGCATGGAGTTGATTTGGAAGATGCCTACATTAACCCCAAACAAGCAAGGGTTTTTACCCAGTACCTCGCAGAACAAATACATCTTGAGGTTAGCAAGCAAGTACTGTCTTCCAGATATATCAGTGTCCTTGTTGATGGGAGCACAGACAGGTCAACAACTGAGAAGGAGGTCCTTTATGTGAAATACCTGCATAAAGATGGTGTCCCTCGCATGGCATTTGTGGG AACTGAGGACATTGAGAGTGCCACAGCTGACGGCATCCTGCATTGCATCCGGTCACTGTTAATCTCCAAGGGCATCCCTAACTGGACCGATCATCTTGTTGGTTTCGGAGCAGATGGAGCCAGCGTTAATTTTGGATGCAGGCAGGGCATCTACACAAAGCTAAAAATGGACATGCCATGGCTAATAGGCATTCATTGTTTAGCTCATCGTTTGGAGCTAGCCTGTAAGAATGCCTTCCAGGGAACATATTTCAATCAAGAG aTTGATGGGTTCCCATCTTTCTATACATCCTTCTATCGAGGGTCAGGGAAAAGAAGACGGGAGCTGGACCGGCTGGCTGAACTGCTCGACGAGTCTGTCCTGACACCCACTAGGGTAGATGGGACCAGATGGGTTGATCACCGCAGAAGAGCCCTTAAAGCACTCGAGACGAACATCCCTGCAGTCATCGCTTATCTAAGTGAGGTGGGAAGTGATCAGCGGCAAGATATAAAAAAAGCAGATGCTGCAAGAGTGAGAGGATGGCTCAAGAAGGTTAAGTCCAATGAATTCCTCCTCCATATAGGTCTTTACATGGATGTTTTGGGTGAGTTGTCCCATCTATCTCTCCAGTTCCAGaaagacagcatctctctccccacagcTGTGGAGGCTATTGAGACTTCCAAAGAAGTGCTGAAAGACATGGCGAAAGGTGATGGCCCAAAGCTTAGAGCAGTGAAGGTGGAGTGTAGGTGTGGTAGTTACAGAGGTGTAGCGCTTTCTGACACTTATGCAGATGCTGAAGAAAGATTGAAGAGTTCCAGAGAGCCGCTCATCCATGACATTGTGGCCTGCCTGGATGAAAGGTATCAAACAGACACAATTCTCATGGCCATGTGTAAACTGGACCCTAAGCACTGGCCTGAAGATCTGACTGAGTATGGTAATGAGGAGGTCTTGCTGCTCCTAGAGCATTTCAAGGAAATACTAAAGAAAAACGGGTGTGATGTAGAAAACGTAATGGCAGAGTGGACCCGTCTTAAGAAGGTCATCAACAGGAGTTACAGAGGTCTAAAGTGGGAGGAACTATGGTCACAGATTCTAAGGGTGTGGTCTGAGGAGTTCCCCAACATACTCCACATCATTGAAAACATTCAAGTCATGCCGATGTCCACCTCCAAGGTAGAGAGGGCGTTTTCTCTTCTGAATCGAGTCAAAACTGACTGGCGGATCAATCTCAACACAGCCACAGTGAAAGACCTAATGATGATCTCACTGGAGGgaccagaagaagaagatgcAGCTGCTGGATGTGTTGAATCTGCTGTGAAAAAATGGTTCCGCAGTGGGAAGAAAGCAAGGTGGCCCCATATAAAACCCTATGGGAAAAGGCAGCAGGTCAGACCAGCAACTTCTCCAATGGCTGACAGTGACACAGATGACGACAATGATGAACTGGTGCTATTTGACAAATAA
- the LOC124485075 gene encoding uncharacterized protein LOC124485075 isoform X1: MIKSHGRVPTVNVRITYALGIVTLFPYLKDKASPTGYEHYYDPHSGQGYVAYRLKTVQRKSSSVCKRSSKTVYQDGPKTLRETSTSEQSSGDECREAMSVIKHSADRPVVKEKMKATFKHRQKMLHDPDQSSLILDDFPRFLDTPGLIDQDFTMLFGEDISGKFIAKWPTFYKPRILTVCKGLHTGTPVDDLLSEESNDYGWDSDLAAILMLVHILPPTAKGKRHGKISA, from the exons ATGATCAAGAGTCATGG GAGGGTCCCAACAGTCAATGTCCGCATTACCTATGCCCTGGGAATAGTCACCCTTTTCCCCTATTTGAAGGATAAGGCTTCACCAACTGGTTAT GAACATTACTATGATCCTCACAGTGGCCAGGGTTACGTGGCCTACAGATTGAAGACGGTTCAGCGCAAAAGTTCAAGTGTCTGCAAAAGGAGCTCCAAGACTGTTTATCAAGATGGCCCTAAGACCTTGCGCGAGACATCAACATCTGAGCAGTCGTCAGGTGATGAATGCAGAGAAGCGATGTCCGTAATAAAGCATTCAGCGGACCGCCCAGTTGTCAAGGAGAAAATGAAGGCGACATTCAAGCACCGTCAGAAAATGCTACATGATCCAGACCAGTCTTCACTCATCCTTGATGACTTCCCCCGATTCTTGGATACACCAGGCTTG aTTGACCAAGACTTCACAATGCTCTTTGGAGAAGACATCTCAGGCAAGTTTATCGCAAAGTGGCCAACCTTCTACAAACCGAGGATTCTCACTGTCTGCAAAGGCCTTCACACTGGTACTCCTGTGGATGACCTTCTGTCTGAGGAATCAAATGATTATG GATGGGACAGTGACTTGGCAGCTATCCTCATGCTCGTTCACATCCTGCCTCCAACTGCAAAAGGAAAAAGACATGGGAAAATCAGTGCCTGA
- the LOC124485075 gene encoding uncharacterized protein LOC124485075 isoform X2 → MALSCRRVPTVNVRITYALGIVTLFPYLKDKASPTGYEHYYDPHSGQGYVAYRLKTVQRKSSSVCKRSSKTVYQDGPKTLRETSTSEQSSGDECREAMSVIKHSADRPVVKEKMKATFKHRQKMLHDPDQSSLILDDFPRFLDTPGLIDQDFTMLFGEDISGKFIAKWPTFYKPRILTVCKGLHTGTPVDDLLSEESNDYGWDSDLAAILMLVHILPPTAKGKRHGKISA, encoded by the exons ATGG ctttGTCATGTAGGAGGGTCCCAACAGTCAATGTCCGCATTACCTATGCCCTGGGAATAGTCACCCTTTTCCCCTATTTGAAGGATAAGGCTTCACCAACTGGTTAT GAACATTACTATGATCCTCACAGTGGCCAGGGTTACGTGGCCTACAGATTGAAGACGGTTCAGCGCAAAAGTTCAAGTGTCTGCAAAAGGAGCTCCAAGACTGTTTATCAAGATGGCCCTAAGACCTTGCGCGAGACATCAACATCTGAGCAGTCGTCAGGTGATGAATGCAGAGAAGCGATGTCCGTAATAAAGCATTCAGCGGACCGCCCAGTTGTCAAGGAGAAAATGAAGGCGACATTCAAGCACCGTCAGAAAATGCTACATGATCCAGACCAGTCTTCACTCATCCTTGATGACTTCCCCCGATTCTTGGATACACCAGGCTTG aTTGACCAAGACTTCACAATGCTCTTTGGAGAAGACATCTCAGGCAAGTTTATCGCAAAGTGGCCAACCTTCTACAAACCGAGGATTCTCACTGTCTGCAAAGGCCTTCACACTGGTACTCCTGTGGATGACCTTCTGTCTGAGGAATCAAATGATTATG GATGGGACAGTGACTTGGCAGCTATCCTCATGCTCGTTCACATCCTGCCTCCAACTGCAAAAGGAAAAAGACATGGGAAAATCAGTGCCTGA